A window of Apium graveolens cultivar Ventura chromosome 8, ASM990537v1, whole genome shotgun sequence contains these coding sequences:
- the LOC141679777 gene encoding uncharacterized protein LOC141679777, protein MRYAQRLLEKFGSARRESVPREENSNSDALAKMGSQMDSIQLGQIPLGIQEVPSVPEMGVFQTQEIPRESWMTPIHNYIQTGAFPEHKLQARRLHYQAAKYVEYDGILYKRGFNQPLLRRVDLEEGNYILREGICGNHSGVVRWH, encoded by the coding sequence ATGAGATATGCGCAACGTCTGTTGGAAAAATTTGGAAGTGCCAGGCGAGAAAGTGTTCCAAGAGAAGAAAATAGTAATTCGGATGCGTTGGCAAAGATGGGATCACAAATGGACAGCATCCAGCTTGGGCAAATCCCTTTGGGGATCCAGGAGGTACCAAGTGTTCCAGAGATGGGGGTGTTCCAGACACAGGAGATCCCGCGAGAAAGTTGGATGACCCCCATTCATAATTATATTCAAACGGGAGCTTTTCCAGAACACAAGCTACAAGCTCGACGCCTTCACTACCAGGCTGCTAAGTATGTTGAATATGATGGGATATTATATAAGAGAGGATTTAACCAACCACTGTTACGCCGCGTGGACCTagaagaaggaaattatatcCTCAGAGAGGGGATTTGTGGAAATCACTCGGGGGTGGTTCGTTGGCATTAA